Proteins encoded together in one Lathyrus oleraceus cultivar Zhongwan6 chromosome 5, CAAS_Psat_ZW6_1.0, whole genome shotgun sequence window:
- the LOC127084988 gene encoding serine/threonine-protein phosphatase 5 isoform X2, translating to MATEEHSVAKAEEFKVLANEAFKDRKFSHAIDLYTQAIELNSQSAVYFANRAFAHLRLEEYGSAILDATKAIEVDPKYSKGYYRRGAAHLGLGKFKEALKDFQQVKKMCPNDPDATKKLKECEKAVMKLKFEEAIAVPGSVKRPIAESIDFRSIDVEPQYSGARIEGDVITLDFVKKMMDDFKKQQCLHKRYAFQIVLQTKEMLQALPSLVDITVPNGKHFTVCGDVHGQFYDLMNIFELNGLPSEENPYLFNGDFVDRGSFSLEVILTLFAFKCMSPSAIYLARGNHESKSMNKIYGFEGEVRSKLNETFVELFAEVFCCLPLAHVINEKVFVVHGGLFSVDGVKLSEIRSINRFCEPPEEGLMCELLWSDPQPLPGRGPSKRGVGLSFGADVTKRFLKGNNLDLVVRSHEVKDEGYEIEHDGKLITVFSAPNYCDQMGNKGAFIRFEAPDLKPNIITFASVPHPDVKPMAYANNFLRMFS from the exons ATGGCAACTGAAGAGCATAGTGTTGCAAAGGCTGAAGAGTTTAAAGTCCTTGCTAATGAAGCATTCAAAG ATCGGAAATTTTCCCACGCCATTGATCTATATACACAAGCAATTGAGCTAAACAGTCAAAGCGCAGTTTACTTTGCTAATCGTGCCTTTGCCCATCTCCGGCTTGAGGAATATGGTAGCGCGATATTAGATGCTACAAAGGCCATTGAAGTTGATCCTAAATATTCAAAG GGATATTACAGGCGAGGTGCTGCTCATCTTGGGCTGGGTAAATTCAAGGAAGCACTGAAGGATTTTCAGCAG GTCAAGAAAATGTGTCCAAATGATCCTGATGCAACAAAAAAATTGAAGGAATGTGAAAAAGCAGTTATGAAACTGAAATTTGAAGAAGCTATTGCTGTACCAGGATCCGTGAAACGTCCAATAGCTGAATCCATAGATTTTCGTTCAATAG ATGTTGAGCCACAGTATTCTGGAGCAAGAATAGAGGGAGATGTTATTACTTTGGATTTTGTAAAGAAAATGATGGATGATTTCAAGAAACAGCAATGCTTGCATAAACG GTATGCATTCCAGATTGTATTGCAAACAAAAGAAATGTTGCAAGCTTTGCCTTCTCTTGTCGACATAACGGTTCCAAATGGAAAACACTTTACTGTTTGTGGTGATGTGCATGGTCAG TTTTATGATCTTATGAATATTTTTGAGCTCAATGGTCTTCCTTCAGAagaaaatccatatctctttAATGGTGACTTTGTGGATAGAGGATCATTTTCTTTGGAAGTCATTCTCACTTTGTTTGCATTTAAGTGCATGTCTCCATCAG CCATATATCTAGCTAGAGGAAATCACGAGAGCAAGAGCATGAATAAGATATATGGTTTTGAGGGTGAGGTGCGCTCAAAGTTGAATGAAACGTTTGTTGAACTATTTGCGGAAGTATTCTGCTGTTTACCTTTGGCTCATGTGATAAATGAGAAAGTTTTCGTAGTCCACGGTGGTCTTTTTAGTGTTGATGGGGTCAAACTCTCTGAAATCCGATCAATTAATCGGTTTTGTGAGCCTCCCGAGGAAG GGTTGATGTGTGAGTTGCTATGGAGTGATCCACAACCTCTCCCTGGAAGAGGCCCGAGCAAGCGTGGTGTAGGACTTTCTTTCGGTGCAGATGTTACGAAAAGGTTCTTGAAGGGAAATAACTTAG ATTTAGTCGTCCGATCACATGAAGTAAAGGACGAGGGATATGAGATTGAACATGACGGTAAACTCATAACTGTGTTTTCTGCTCCAAATTACTGCGATCAG ATGGGTAACAAAGGTGCCTTTATTCGATTTGAAGCGCCTGATTTGAAACCTAACATTATTACATTCGCATCAGTG CCACACCCTGATGTTAAGCCAATGGCTTATGCAAACAACTTCCTCAGGATGTTCTCATAA
- the LOC127084988 gene encoding serine/threonine-protein phosphatase 5 isoform X1: MATEEHSVAKAEEFKVLANEAFKDRKFSHAIDLYTQAIELNSQSAVYFANRAFAHLRLEEYGSAILDATKAIEVDPKYSKGYYRRGAAHLGLGKFKEALKDFQQVKKMCPNDPDATKKLKECEKAVMKLKFEEAIAVPGSVKRPIAESIDFRSIGKGRNSSVPTEVAMAAVTVAVMSVVVMLFRTSKTTLAAAIVVVGLLLVLWAFWWNGYNTDVEPQYSGARIEGDVITLDFVKKMMDDFKKQQCLHKRYAFQIVLQTKEMLQALPSLVDITVPNGKHFTVCGDVHGQFYDLMNIFELNGLPSEENPYLFNGDFVDRGSFSLEVILTLFAFKCMSPSAIYLARGNHESKSMNKIYGFEGEVRSKLNETFVELFAEVFCCLPLAHVINEKVFVVHGGLFSVDGVKLSEIRSINRFCEPPEEGLMCELLWSDPQPLPGRGPSKRGVGLSFGADVTKRFLKGNNLDLVVRSHEVKDEGYEIEHDGKLITVFSAPNYCDQMGNKGAFIRFEAPDLKPNIITFASVPHPDVKPMAYANNFLRMFS, translated from the exons ATGGCAACTGAAGAGCATAGTGTTGCAAAGGCTGAAGAGTTTAAAGTCCTTGCTAATGAAGCATTCAAAG ATCGGAAATTTTCCCACGCCATTGATCTATATACACAAGCAATTGAGCTAAACAGTCAAAGCGCAGTTTACTTTGCTAATCGTGCCTTTGCCCATCTCCGGCTTGAGGAATATGGTAGCGCGATATTAGATGCTACAAAGGCCATTGAAGTTGATCCTAAATATTCAAAG GGATATTACAGGCGAGGTGCTGCTCATCTTGGGCTGGGTAAATTCAAGGAAGCACTGAAGGATTTTCAGCAG GTCAAGAAAATGTGTCCAAATGATCCTGATGCAACAAAAAAATTGAAGGAATGTGAAAAAGCAGTTATGAAACTGAAATTTGAAGAAGCTATTGCTGTACCAGGATCCGTGAAACGTCCAATAGCTGAATCCATAGATTTTCGTTCAATAG GAAAGGGCCGCAATTCTTCGGTGCCAACCGAAGTTGCCATGGCAGCAGTGACAGTAGCAGTTATGTCAGTGGTGGTTATGTTGTTCAGGACATCAAAGACCACATTAGCAGCTGCAATTGTTGTGGTCGGTTTGCTGTTGGTCCTTTGGGCATTTTGGTGGAATGGCTACAATACTG ATGTTGAGCCACAGTATTCTGGAGCAAGAATAGAGGGAGATGTTATTACTTTGGATTTTGTAAAGAAAATGATGGATGATTTCAAGAAACAGCAATGCTTGCATAAACG GTATGCATTCCAGATTGTATTGCAAACAAAAGAAATGTTGCAAGCTTTGCCTTCTCTTGTCGACATAACGGTTCCAAATGGAAAACACTTTACTGTTTGTGGTGATGTGCATGGTCAG TTTTATGATCTTATGAATATTTTTGAGCTCAATGGTCTTCCTTCAGAagaaaatccatatctctttAATGGTGACTTTGTGGATAGAGGATCATTTTCTTTGGAAGTCATTCTCACTTTGTTTGCATTTAAGTGCATGTCTCCATCAG CCATATATCTAGCTAGAGGAAATCACGAGAGCAAGAGCATGAATAAGATATATGGTTTTGAGGGTGAGGTGCGCTCAAAGTTGAATGAAACGTTTGTTGAACTATTTGCGGAAGTATTCTGCTGTTTACCTTTGGCTCATGTGATAAATGAGAAAGTTTTCGTAGTCCACGGTGGTCTTTTTAGTGTTGATGGGGTCAAACTCTCTGAAATCCGATCAATTAATCGGTTTTGTGAGCCTCCCGAGGAAG GGTTGATGTGTGAGTTGCTATGGAGTGATCCACAACCTCTCCCTGGAAGAGGCCCGAGCAAGCGTGGTGTAGGACTTTCTTTCGGTGCAGATGTTACGAAAAGGTTCTTGAAGGGAAATAACTTAG ATTTAGTCGTCCGATCACATGAAGTAAAGGACGAGGGATATGAGATTGAACATGACGGTAAACTCATAACTGTGTTTTCTGCTCCAAATTACTGCGATCAG ATGGGTAACAAAGGTGCCTTTATTCGATTTGAAGCGCCTGATTTGAAACCTAACATTATTACATTCGCATCAGTG CCACACCCTGATGTTAAGCCAATGGCTTATGCAAACAACTTCCTCAGGATGTTCTCATAA